AACAGAAAATacgtttaaaaatatttgaaatttcctCAGAAAGTTCCTGTCTCATAACTAGCCGAAAGTCcactttttcattttgaatctttCATTGAAGAAGTAGGTTAATTCCATCAATGAAGCCTACCCCACCCCATGACCAATTCAATGGTTGATATTTCACTTGCCGAAAACTTCATTTATATCTCTCACTTGCCGAAAACTTACCgaaaacttcttcttcttcttcttcttcacttcacaaaaaaatacagaagattaatccaaaatccaatggATGTGAAGCATAAAGAAATGCAGTTCCTTGGAACCTTTGAAGTCTTCAAAGAAACCTACAAAGTcatcaacaaaaacaaaaagatctTTGCCTTGGCGGCTCTTTGCTTCATCCACCCTCTAAACATATTTCTTTCAAGCTTAATGGGAACCTTAAATGAAATCCTCAGAAACCTCCATGATTATGGGAATACATCACATCTCTTCTCCCACAATATGTCCCCTTTTTGGCCCTACGACGTCTTATACATCACATTCATTTTCGGTAACTCGATCATCTCCACCGCCGGCGTGTCTCACACCGTTGCTGCCTTATACACCAACCAAGAACCGTCCATTAATGATACCATGAACGTAGTAGCAAAGGTTTGGAAAAGAGTTCTCGTCACATTTATTTGTGTTCTTTTGGTTTTCTTGGTGTATCATATCATAGCTGGATTTGCTTTGTACTTGATTGTTTTGCCATTAGGGAAACTTGATGAAACAACTTCCGGTGTGGCTTTTGTTTTTTACTTTGTTGGGTGGTTGTATTTGGTAGTGGTGTTTCAATTGGCTGGTGTAGTTTCTGTGTTGGAAGAGTCATATGGGTTTAAAGCCTTGGCCAAGAGTAGGTTGCTTTTGAAGGATAAGATGGCATCGGGGACGGTCATCGTGTTGGCAATTTATTTTGGTTTTGGGGTTTTTCTATGGCTAAAGGCTCTCGTTAGAAAGATGCTTTTCACGTCGTCGTCAATATTTATGTGGATGCATGTGTTGGGCAGCTGGTCATTACTATTGTTGATATTGGTGTTCTTGTTGTCGTGGCTCGTGTTGGAGACGATGTTCTATTTCGTCTGCAAATCGTATCACCTTGAGAGTATCGACATGCCGGCTATCTCAGATCAAGATCAAGCTCCTTTAAGAAGCTCAGAATGTTAATTGTTTGtttctttgaatgaagaagaggttTGTATATGTATGACAAATATATATGTGATTTAGTAATTTCTACCAATGTAGTTTGGGGAAAAAAAGTTTCTGGAGATTGCAAATTGGATTCTTTTTTCAACTATTATGTTCCAAGTGTATGTGCTTGATGAATTGTACAGGTTTTACTCTAACTATATCAGATACGATAGTTGATGAAGAAAGCTATAAATGACCTTTATAGTCTTTTTCGATGGTCCTGATAAcccatgttattaaaagtctatgattttttatattgtttttataGAGCTATATCGGATGCTATAATAGAGTATGAAGGTATGACTTATTTACTTTGCTATAAAAACATTTAATAACGTCTTTTATTAAAACTTTAGTATGTTTATATAGCTAAAATAATATGTTATCTTTaacttataattattataataatcttTTGACAGTATTTcctttttcattatataaattttgttatagctTTGCTAaggtacaattttttttctctacaataataatttgtatatcattttttatatttgtgttaAAAATAAACTTGTGACTCAAAAGTTCAACCCACACATATTAAATACTTCATAAGatattaaatacaataactttcattcataattgaaattttataaatctattaacattacaaaaaaaaaaaataatgtagtCATTTGTTagaacaaagtatacaaatgatacaaaataaagtaatgtatctttgatatttattattttccaagtaaatacaatattttacaAGTTTTTTTTGTTCACATGTAATTCCTAAGATTCTCTTGATCTCTGAATCCCAATAGACATTTCTTTTGAAGGTTGATTTGTACCTTTTGATGGATACATATTAAACAAAAACACATAGACACATATTAAAGAAACAAACATAACAAAAGAAACCTATTGAATTAATAGCACAAGTCATTTAGAAATCTACTGAAACCAAAACAACAAATTACATAACTAAATATCCCAAACTTATGAACCCAATacatctgttttttttttaaaaaaaaaacatcaattatTAGTCAACAAAATCCTCCAATCATCCAAACATAAATGATATTCTATAAAAACAAAAGGAGCAACACAAAACTCCACTACCAGCTAAACTAAACAAGGTAGTGAGACTTGCAAATTTATGAATTAACATATATATCATAAAGTAAATGTGTGGGTTAAAGTTTCCAATAATAGACAGAACAATAATAAAACGAATGTCATTAACTCAAAACAATGAAGAGAAAATGTCATAAACTCGAAACCAATCCATAAAACATTTCTTAACACTTAAAATCCTACACATGAACCGCTCTCAAATCAACCAACCATACTAAAGTActtttccaatattttttgaCCAAAACAATCTAACAAAAGTTCCAGgtgtaataataaaaaatgacatCTCAAAGTTCTTCTACACTCACACAGTAGATATATATGGGAAGTATTAAATAAGTCATCACATCAGCCTCATGagcaaatatatatacatcaaTTACCAAACCACCTCAACAACCTCAAAATGATTACCCGCTACATATGTCAAGTTAACAATATAACAACAATTTAGCATAATTGACCCATTTTTAAATCAAGAGAAGATAAGCATCTTCCAATTATGCTTTTCTTTAGACATATATGGAAATAATTTCATAAGAATATTAATTAACAAAGCTCAACTATGTGTCCGAAATGAAaaatattgcaaaaaaaaagttattttatttttattaaaaatataaaactaaaaaaaccataaaatatatttttgagtttttgaaaacaaaaaagaaaaaccataatttctttttcattttttgttttctagaaaattaaaaaaaatagttaccaagcatgtatgatttttgtttcttagaaactaaaaaccaaaaaacagATTTTCAAAAAGCAAAAAATGACATGGTTATCGAACGAGAACCCTAGTAATCGATAGACTTTCAAgaatgtaaagaaaaaaaaaaggaagattaTAATCGAATAACTctcaaacatgtttttaatgATTCAAAATAATCatgtttaaaaatgtaaaatcgaacataaaattgtttttgaatTATCATGACATGCTTGTTTGTATGGAGATACGTATGTAATTTTGACAATTTCAAAATCGTTTCAAATATATTCTTAAACGCACGGTAATTAttcaaagtgattttaaaagaaGCCTTTATTTATGCTTCAACTACCATTAATACATGACTTCATTTGGTAAATCATTATTTTCGAATAACTCATGTCCTCAGTACAAGCTCTTCATATTCAAGAAAACCATACAATTGGTTGAATATATGCTTAGATTCTAGATATTTGGGTAAATATTATGTTggaggaaataaaaaaaagtgaacaaaattttagaatggGGAGAAACTATAACATACTTCCGTCGACTATTGTGACCCTTTGCTAATAAAAAgctattttaagaaaaaatatctGCTCGAATATCTTGATTCTATTATTTGGCGTTTTAAACAATCAAATAGAGGGAGTCTACCTAAGCCTAGGGGCACCTCTTATCCGTAATTTGAATTATTATCTTTAATAGTAAATTGTTATCCCTCCATACGTGAATGTAACTAACATATCCTTAGTGAACTATGTGAATCTTTGTGTCCATTCTCTACCTATTTACACTTTTTGACTTATCTTTATTTATAGATTCATAATAAGATGTGTTCCATACTTAGACAAGTAAGGTTTAGGTTTCTTAGGTTCTCATACTATAtcgaaattttatattttttatcttttacacatgttttatctcaaaattaattgataataaaaagAATAGGACGTGCATcacatataaaagttataatatgaCTCATTTCTAACGTTCAATACTCAACATCAACAAATAAATTAGGCTTGATGTCCCTTAAAAATCATAAATCCAAACTCCAAGGTCATACTAGAAAAACCTAtattttcataaacaaaaatatgtagtaaaaaaaaaaaatcgtattATAGAAGTTTGTATAATAGGAAATTTAATAACAAATGTCTTCACCTTCTCACCTTGCAACCATATATTGTCCTTTAAACTCCTTGTACCAAACAAACGAGTAACAAAACATGGAAACAGAACCTAAAAGAAATACACAAGCCAAACGTTTGAACAAATCAAACTTAAAGCTTTTTAAGCTCAACATTTTTGTGTGTCAAGGGATATAGCCAATCAACaaatgaacttgaagatgattcGATAGCGCCGACTTGTCGATATTCTCTTGGTGGTGTTCTTTGCAGACAAAATACAACACTGTCTCCAACACAAGCTACCGTAAGAAGAAATTTCGAAAGGAAGAACAAGCAGACTATTCCCAAAATACTCCTCCCAACCATCCAAACTAAACTCCATGGACCACAAGCTTCAAAAAAGCTTGTTGAATGATCACCAAAGAGATACTGATAAGCAACAACATGACTGTAGCTAATAACATCTTTCCCTTCAATAGTGCCTTGCTCTTTGCCATTGCTTTAAATCCACACGACTCTTCTCTAACCGATACAACACTCGAAAGTTGAACTACGACGCTGCGAAGATTGAACCATTGACATCGCCTTGTGGCCCATATTGTAGCAGGAGAatgaaaagaagcaaaatgaaAGCAAATACTGCAAGCAGATTGTAGGCAAAGAACGATGCGAAAACGCAGAAAAACGTGACAACAAGTCGCTTCCAAACCTTGGGCACGATCCTAATCATCTGCTTGAAATATATCTCTCGACCTACGTTCATGGGTGGAGTTAGGAAATTTtcatagagaagaaaaaagtaACCTTACATTTTAACTTATATTGTACGCTATGTTGTTTTAGTCCTTGTTTAAAAAGTTTCCATGTAAATCATTTGTACAttttttccaatattttttagCTAATATTAATAAtggtattaattttttttttaagcatcGAGTCAAGACACAATCAAAAAGCTATAAAAAAACAATGACAAAGACAAAGAACACAAACAACGAACAGAAAAATTCCAAACAACTCGAGAAAATAAGTTAGATGCAAGTTCATATATGCAATTCGTTTGTCTGACACAACCCAAGAGAAATCTCACACAATTCGTTTGTCTTCAAATCAGTTAATTCATAACGTTTAAGGTTTATATATGCAAGTTCATACATCTTAGGAAGTTAATGTTTTCTCAAGGATGGGGATTTTTGAAGTGAGAAATGTAGGTTATTAATACGAGTAAGAAGTTTCTCCATCCCTTCCAAAGTAGGAATTTGACTATTATGATTTGATAGAACgaaaaaatatgttttggaTGTATGAAAATCTATTTTATGTTATTTGAGGAttgattggttttctttttctagGTTGAAAGtatgtgattgtttaaattgtaattttgaattgaatgaAATGTTTAAGTTTCTTCACATAAAAAAATTACGAAAAGGttagaatggtcaaattttcaaaaacgaaaaacaaaaaattaaatggtaactaaatgaggcctacatttttttaattttcaaaaattgtttAGGTTTTTAAAGACGTCGATAAAAAGTAGagaataaagaaatttaaagcTAATAGGAGTGTttgtagacttaattttcaacaactaaaaaccaaaacctAATGATTGTCAAACGTGATGAGATTTATTATTACAATTCCCATAAATATCTTGCCAGCATAAATAGAGGGGTAAAAATATAAGACAATAACATGGGAGGAAGGCACCTGAATTTGCAATGGACATTattcattaaaaatattattttgccatttttcaaaatgagGATATCTTTATGACCATTTCCCGATTTCCCAAactagaaattaattttatagttCAACGTTGACAAAATGAGTTTACTTCAATAGTAATTAGCATGACTTCCATCCTTAAAAGTTAAAGGTCAATATCCACTCCCATaattgttgtattaaaaaaagaaaaaactaaatgtTATGCTTATAATGATGTATTATACATATAGTTGAATTATTGACCTATGTGTACACAGAAACATCGACAAAGACCTAAGCTTTGAAACATTAAAGTGAATTATTAACAGAAAATAcatttcaaaatatttgaaatttcctCAGAAAATTCTTGTCTCATAACTAGCCGAAAGTCCACTTTTCCATTTTGAATAATTGGATAAGTAAGTTAATTCCATCAATGAAGCCTACCCCACCCCATGACCAATTCAATGGTTGATATTTCTCTTGCCGACAACTTCATTTATATCTCTTTTCTTATCCTCACAAAAGCATCACTTTACCTTATCTCCTTACAAacccttctttctttcttcttcttcttcttcacttttAACAAAAAATACAGAAGATTGATCCAAAATCCGATGGATGTGAAGCATAAAGAAATGCAGTTCCTTGgaacatttgaaattttcaaagaaacctaccaaatcatcaacaaaaacaaaaagaaatttgCCATGGCAGCTCTTTGCTTCATCCACCCTCTAAACTACATTCTTTGGACCTTCATGGGAATCATAAATGGCTTCTTAAGAAACCTCCATGATTATGGGAATACATCACATCTCTTCTTCCACAATATGACCCTCTTTTGGCCCTACGACTTTGTCTTACTCATGATATCGCTTTTTGGTTACTCGATCTTCTCCGTCGCTGGCGTGTCTCACACCGTTGCCGCCTTATACACCAGCCATGAACCGTCCTTTAAGGATACCATGAGCCTCGTGGCCAAGGTTTGGAAGCGAGTTCTTGTCACATTTCTTTGTGTTCTTTTGGTTTTCTTGGTGTATCATATCATAGCTGGATTTGCTTTTTTCTTGATTGTTTTGCCATTTGGGAAAGTCGATGAAATAACTTTCAGTGTGGCTTTTGTTTTTTACTTTGTTGGGTTGTTGTATTTGGTAGTGGCGTTTCAATTAGCTGGTGTAGTTTCTGTGTTGGAAGAGTCATGTGGGTTTAAAGCCTTGGCCAAGAGTAGGTTGCTTTTGAAGGATAAGATGGCATCCGCGACAGCTATCGTGTTGACGATTTATTTTGGTTTTGGGATTTTTCTTTGGCTAGAGGCTCTTGTTAGAAAGATGCTTTTATCGTTGTCATCAATGATTATGTGGATGCATGTGTTGGGCAGCTTGTCATTACTATTGTTGATATTGGTTTTCTTGTTGTGGTCGCTCGTGTTGGAGACGATGTTCTATTTCATCTGCAAATTGTATCATCTTGAGAATATCGACATGTCAGCTATCTCAGATGAAGATCATGTTACTTTAAGAAGCTCAGAATGTTAATTGTTGGTTCCTTTGAATGGAGAAGTCGTTTTTATATGTATGACATAAATATCTATATGATTTACTTCTACCAATGTAGTTTGGGGAAAAAGTTTGTGGAGATTGCAAATTGGATTCTTTTTTCAACTATTATGCTCCAAGTGTATGTATGTGCTTGATGAATTGTATAGATTTTTGTTGTTCTAATTAATGAgaggaaaatgagaaaaatgggaagtgtgttcatttcattctagaaaactccatataaatacatatcttgAATCTAAAAATAGATTCCACAATGTTAGCAACTAATCCCACTAACTCCACGAGACTAGGAACTTAGACTTGACTacaactaaaaataacttcaactatttcctagaaactaggaattgactagaccaactcaaaaactaatttgCAATTTTGAGTTACTAACATTCTCCTCTTAATTCAAATACTGCAAACACCTAACATACTGTTAAGAGCTTGAAAATGACTCACACAAAAAGACGTAGTGAAGATAtcaactattttcttttttgagctGCAATGTACCAGTTGTACTTTTCCTTCCTTTTGCATCTCTCTCAGAACATAATACTTGATCTTAAAATGTTTGGTCCTTCCATGAAAGACTGGATTCAATGAAATGGTTAGAGTGGCTTGATTATCCACAAACACCTTCACACACTTTTCCTGCTTCAGATGCAAGTCGTGCATCAATTTCTTCAACCAAACAACTTGGTTGACTGCTGTCGTCCCTGCAATGAACTCTACTTCTACAGTTGACTGAGCCACTATATCTTGCTTTCTTGAATACCATGAGAAACATCCTGAGCCAAAAGTGAAATAATAGCCAGAGGTGCTCTTCATATCATCTAATGACCCAACCCATTCACTATCTGAGCAACTTTGCAactcaaaattttcaactttactAAATTTGATCCCAAAAGACAGTGTGCCTTTCAGATATCTTATAACCCTTTTTCCAGCAACCATATGATTCTTGCTTGGATAGTGAAGAAATCTAG
This genomic window from Benincasa hispida cultivar B227 chromosome 4, ASM972705v1, whole genome shotgun sequence contains:
- the LOC120076263 gene encoding uncharacterized protein LOC120076263; protein product: MAALCFIHPLNYILWTFMGIINGFLRNLHDYGNTSHLFFHNMTLFWPYDFVLLMISLFGYSIFSVAGVSHTVAALYTSHEPSFKDTMSLVAKVWKRVLVTFLCVLLVFLVYHIIAGFAFFLIVLPFGKVDEITFSVAFVFYFVGLLYLVVAFQLAGVVSVLEESCGFKALAKSRLLLKDKMASATAIVLTIYFGFGIFLWLEALVRKMLLSLSSMIMWMHVLGSLSLLLLILVFLLWSLVLETMFYFICKLYHLENIDMSAISDEDHVTLRSSEC
- the LOC120076262 gene encoding uncharacterized protein LOC120076262 — protein: MDVKHKEMQFLGTFEVFKETYKVINKNKKIFALAALCFIHPLNIFLSSLMGTLNEILRNLHDYGNTSHLFSHNMSPFWPYDVLYITFIFGNSIISTAGVSHTVAALYTNQEPSINDTMNVVAKVWKRVLVTFICVLLVFLVYHIIAGFALYLIVLPLGKLDETTSGVAFVFYFVGWLYLVVVFQLAGVVSVLEESYGFKALAKSRLLLKDKMASGTVIVLAIYFGFGVFLWLKALVRKMLFTSSSIFMWMHVLGSWSLLLLILVFLLSWLVLETMFYFVCKSYHLESIDMPAISDQDQAPLRSSEC